GCATTTCTACGTACTTCTTCCCCAGCTTCTTGAGCAATTACAATCGACTTGTTAAGGGTTTCCTCAATACTAGAGAAATGCCCCAATCTTTCTGTTTGATCTTTTAATTTTTCTTCTAATTCCTTTTTCTCACGGATCAACAATTCATAATCTTTAATAACCTGATCAAGGAATTCGTTTACCTCATCCTCATCATAGCCTCGAAATCCCTTGCTGAATTCTTTATTGTGTATATCTAACGGTGTTAACGGCATAACGCCACCTCCAAATCAAGACTCGTATGTATAACCATGTATTCGACAATCCCTTTTATAATCCTGCTAAATCCAATAATTTATTTTTGCTGTTTCGCTATAATTCGCCATTTGTCCTTTTTTGTCTTTCCTTCGATTGAATCAATCTTAACACGGCCAAAGCCGCGGACCGATAAAGTATCACCTTCACCACATTCGAATGAAGAAGATTCAATCACTGTCCAATTAACTTTAACCAGGCCTTGTCCAATAATAACCTGTGCTTTTTGCCGCGATAATGGATACGCAGTAGAGACTAAAACATCGAGGCGAAGTGATGAACAGGTCATTGAAAGGTCCTGCCATACTTCCTCCACTTTGACTACTTTTTCAAATGGTATTTCATTAATTCGAACCTGCGCCCTTCCAATTGACTGCAACTCCATTCGAATATACCCATCAATTTCCTTGGCTGCAAAAAATTGAACAGTATCACCATGAAAGAGAATGTCACCAAACTTCCCTCTTTTTAACCCAATTGACATTAGGCTTCCTAACACTTGGCGATGCTCTATTGTGACAAATTTACTAGGATAATGAATTTCAAACAAAGAAATTTGGAAATCCTCTTTTGTTTCTTGGTAAAAATCAGGTGAAAGAAGTGCTCTTTTTCTTTCAGCTTTTTCAACTCCACCAAAAAAGGCCACTTTTACTTCTCCATGTTCACCAATAATCGTTTTGACAATTTGTTGCTCACGAGGATCTAAGAAATCGGTCAACTTTGGTGTATAAGTACTTTCAACATTGTATTTCCAATCTACAACTTGATCGATAAAATCTCGTTCTTCTGGCCGAAAATGTTGGTAGATGTTCATAAAAAATACTGCCTTTCTGCTAGATAATCTAAAATAAAAAAGGCTCATTTTATTTTAAACAAAAAGAGCCTTTATCGATTAGATCATATTTGCCAAAAAGTGTAGACCTCTAGTTGCGAAGTTAAGCACTAAAATTGCCACAATTGGCGAAATATCAATCATTCCAAGTGGAGGAATAATTCGACGAAACGGATCTAAATACGGCTCACAAATATTTGTTAGGATGCGGCCGATTCCCGTTTCACGTGCATTTGGAAACCATGACATTAAAATATAAATAATCAATGCCCAGGAATACAACTGAA
The DNA window shown above is from Bacillus sp. T3 and carries:
- a CDS encoding RNA-binding protein, giving the protein MNIYQHFRPEERDFIDQVVDWKYNVESTYTPKLTDFLDPREQQIVKTIIGEHGEVKVAFFGGVEKAERKRALLSPDFYQETKEDFQISLFEIHYPSKFVTIEHRQVLGSLMSIGLKRGKFGDILFHGDTVQFFAAKEIDGYIRMELQSIGRAQVRINEIPFEKVVKVEEVWQDLSMTCSSLRLDVLVSTAYPLSRQKAQVIIGQGLVKVNWTVIESSSFECGEGDTLSVRGFGRVKIDSIEGKTKKDKWRIIAKQQK
- a CDS encoding YggT family protein, translating into MDFLFSILIQVIQLYSWALIIYILMSWFPNARETGIGRILTNICEPYLDPFRRIIPPLGMIDISPIVAILVLNFATRGLHFLANMI